From a region of the Panicum virgatum strain AP13 chromosome 2K, P.virgatum_v5, whole genome shotgun sequence genome:
- the LOC120671701 gene encoding uncharacterized protein LOC120671701 isoform X2: MAGPGDAEGVTASMGELSVEAAPSSSGTEIAQHANGGDVAAAEDDDIWDDASDSPGHASNLDREWIHRQNQFHKMGYRDGITEGQKDSAQKGFNVGFRQSVNVGYKWGLVRGVTSALASLPNNLKEKLVPDAQCRRKFLNVHTSVQEMSADDALQMFVEDICQSNHASDDSHVTSTADGATESNRIKSLSNDLVLLLHECPDIKVSEELA; this comes from the exons ATGGCCGGCCCTGGGGATGCAGAGGGCGTGACCGCCTCCATGGGGGAGCTAAGCGTAGAAGCAGCACCTTCATCAAGTGGGACTGAAATCGCCCAGCATG CTAATGGTGGTGATGTTGCCGCCGCCGAAGATGATGACATATGGGATGATGCTTCAGATTCTCCTGGGCATGCTTCTAACTTAGACAGAGAATGGATCCACAGGCAGAACCAGTTTCATAAG ATGGGATATAGGGATGGTATAACAGAAGGGCAGAAAGACTCTGCCCAGAAGGGCTTCAATGTTGGGTTTAGGCAATCTGTAAATGTTGGCTACAAGTGGGGCCTTGTTCGCGGTGTTACCAG TGCACTAGCTAGCCTTCCTAACAACTTGAAGGAAAAACTTGTGCCTGATGCCCAGTGTAGAAGAAAATTTCTGAATGTGCACACATCTGTGCAAGAAATGTCTGCGGATGACGCACTCCAGATGTTTGTTGAGGACATCTGTCAGAGTAATCATGCTTCAGATGACTCACATGTAACATCAACTGCAGATGGAGCTACAGAATCTAATAGGATCAAAAGCCTATCAAATGATCTTGTGCTGTTGTTGCATGAATGCCCAGATATTAAGGTAAGTGAAGAGTTGGCATGA
- the LOC120671701 gene encoding uncharacterized protein LOC120671701 isoform X1 — MAGPGDAEGVTASMGELSVEAAPSSSGTEIAQHANGGDVAAAEDDDIWDDASDSPGHASNLDREWIHRQNQFHKMGYRDGITEGQKDSAQKGFNVGFRQSVNVGYKWGLVRGVTRYIVLGIYFLYCRSLLTFPRVLNFLFVCCPSSSALASLPNNLKEKLVPDAQCRRKFLNVHTSVQEMSADDALQMFVEDICQSNHASDDSHVTSTADGATESNRIKSLSNDLVLLLHECPDIKVSEELA, encoded by the exons ATGGCCGGCCCTGGGGATGCAGAGGGCGTGACCGCCTCCATGGGGGAGCTAAGCGTAGAAGCAGCACCTTCATCAAGTGGGACTGAAATCGCCCAGCATG CTAATGGTGGTGATGTTGCCGCCGCCGAAGATGATGACATATGGGATGATGCTTCAGATTCTCCTGGGCATGCTTCTAACTTAGACAGAGAATGGATCCACAGGCAGAACCAGTTTCATAAG ATGGGATATAGGGATGGTATAACAGAAGGGCAGAAAGACTCTGCCCAGAAGGGCTTCAATGTTGGGTTTAGGCAATCTGTAAATGTTGGCTACAAGTGGGGCCTTGTTCGCGGTGTTACCAGGTATATCGTGCTAGGAATATATTTCTTGTACTGCCGTTCTCTTCTAACATTCCCTCGGGTTTTAAATTTCTTGTTCGTTTGTTGTCCTTCAAGCAGTGCACTAGCTAGCCTTCCTAACAACTTGAAGGAAAAACTTGTGCCTGATGCCCAGTGTAGAAGAAAATTTCTGAATGTGCACACATCTGTGCAAGAAATGTCTGCGGATGACGCACTCCAGATGTTTGTTGAGGACATCTGTCAGAGTAATCATGCTTCAGATGACTCACATGTAACATCAACTGCAGATGGAGCTACAGAATCTAATAGGATCAAAAGCCTATCAAATGATCTTGTGCTGTTGTTGCATGAATGCCCAGATATTAAGGTAAGTGAAGAGTTGGCATGA
- the LOC120671668 gene encoding flowering time control protein FY-like, giving the protein MRQLSAASSTNLTPEYTGHPGPSPPQHQPPYDAYGDSFGAKRMRKPVQRRTVDYTSSVVRYVQARMWQRDARDRFTLQPTPAAVLDMLPSVAYPDNPSTSFAAKFVHSSINKNRCSINRVVWTPTGRRLITGSQSGEFTLWNGQSFNFEMILQAHDQPVRSMVWSNNENWMVTGDDGGAIKYWQSNMNNVKVNKTAHRESVRGLSFSRTDLKFCSCSDDRTVKVWDFARCQEEKSLTGHGWDVKSVDWHPTKSLLVSGGKDYLVKLWDARSGRELNSFHGHKNIVHCVKWNQNGNWVLTASKDQIIKLYDIRSMKELESFRGHIKDVTALAWHPFHEEYFVSGSFDGAIFHWLVGHEAPQVEINNAHDNSVWDLAWHPVGYLLCSGGNDHATKFWCRNRPGDLTRDRYSSGQTQGYGDQHPTFGARAMGGFQMPEPPTPGPFAHGLSHNEGTIPGIGVAMTLDGSDQGEQRPSIPGLPPGQPPLPPGPHPSLLGQQHQYQQMPQQQHTQFHRPPPPNMPQLQPPAHMLSHSQGSRPTLPQLPPMGGPSMPSPVNPPLPPMPHPTAMQGSQSQMMPQMPQHMMGLNQMHPGSVPPGNVPPMGGFPSGMGNIQGASGSSGIQNFPMGGIYNRPQGQMAPQGQITSIPGLSSYQGLLQGMGNVGLTPPPPPP; this is encoded by the exons ATGCGGCAGCTATCGGCAGCGTCCTCCACCAACCTCACCCCTGAGTACACGGGGCACCcgggcccctcgccgccgcagcatcAGCCGCCCTATGACG CTTATGGTGACAGTTTTGGTGCTAAAAGGATGCGGAAGCCTGTCCAGCGACGAACAGTGGACTACACAAGCAGTGTTGTCCGTTATGTTCAA GCTCGCATGTGGCAACGGGATGCAAGGGACAGATTCACATTGCAGCCAACTCCAGCTGCTGTCCTAGAT ATGTTACCATCTGTTGCTTATCCAGACAATCCCTCCACAAGTTTTGCTGCCAAATTTGTACATTCTTCAATCAATAAGAACCGGTGCTCTATCAATCGTGTCGTG TGGACCCCTACAGGCCGTCGGCTTATCACTGGATCACAAAGCGGTGAATTTACGCTATGGAATGGACAATCTTTTAACTTCGAAATGATACTTCAG GCTCATGATCAACCCGTGAGATCAATGGTTTGGAGTAACAATGAAAATTGGATGGTTACTGGTGATGATGGTGGTGCAATCAA ATATTGGCAAAGTAACATGAACAATGtcaaagtgaataaaacagCCCATAGAGAATCAGTTCGTGGTTTAAG CTTTTCAAGAACAGACTTGAAGTTCTGCTCCTGCTCCGATGACAGAACCGTTAAGGTTTGGGATTTTGCGAGATGCCAGGAGGAAAAATCATTAACTG GCCACGGTTGGGATGTTAAAAGTGTCGATTGGCATCCTACAAAGTCTTTACTAGTATCAG GTGGTAAAGACTATCTTGTGAAACTTTGGGATGCAAGAAGTGGTAGAGAGCTAAATTCATT CCATGGTCACAAAAATATTGTACATTGTGTAAAGTGGAATCAGAATGGGAACTGGGTACTGACGGCCTCAAAGGATCAGATTATTAAG CTGTATGATATTAGATCCATGAAAGAGCTTGAATCCTTTCGCGGGCACATCAAGGACGTAACTG CTTTGGCATGGCATCCATTTCATGAAGAATATTTTGTTAGTGGGAGCTTTGATGGAGCAATATTTCATTGGTTGGTCGG TCATGAAGCTCCACAGGTCGAAATTAACAATGCACATGACAATAGTGTGTGGGATCTTGCCTGGCATCCTGTAGGCTACCTACTTTGCAG CGGGGGCAATGATCATGCTACAAAATTCTGGTGTAGAAACAGGCCTGGTGATCTTACCCGGGATAGATACAGCAGTGGCCAGACACAAG GTTATGGTGACCAACATCCTACCTTTGGTGCTCGTGCTATGGGTGGATTCCAGATGCCTGAACCTCCAACGCCTGGTCCGTTTGCTCATGGATTGTCACATAATGAGGGCACAATCCCTGGCATTGGGGTTGCAATGACCTTGGATGGATCTGATCAAGGAGAGCAGAGGCCATCTATTCCGGGTCTTCCACCTGGGCAACCTCCGCTGCCACCAGGTCCTcatccatcacttcttgggcAGCAGCATCAATACCAACAGATGCCTCAGCAGCAACATACCCAATTTCATCGGCCACCACCTCCAAATATGCCCCAATTGCAGCCACCAGCTCACATGCTTTCACATTCGCAAGGATCTCGACCTACACTGCCCCAGCTTCCACCGATGGGTGGGCCATCAATGCCATCACCAGTGAATCCACCACTTCCACCAATGCCTCACCCAACG GCGATGCAAGGTTCACAGAGCCAGATGATGCCCCAAATGCCACAGCACATGATGGGCCTAAATCAGATGCATCCTGGTTCTGTTCCTCCTGGCAATGTACCTCCAATGGGTGGGTTCCCAAGTGGGATGGGAAACATCCAAGGAGCATCAGGTTCGTCTGGCATACAAAATTTTCCTATGGGTGGCATCTACAACCGGCCTCAGGGACAAATGGCTCCACAAGGACAAATAACATCCATTCCAGGTCTAAGCTCTTACCAG GGATTGCTGCAGGGAATGGGCAATGTTGGCCTTACaccacccccgccgccaccaTAG